ATACATTTCACGCACGCATGAGACACGTATTTGGGGTATGGATCCCTCCACGTACGCCATCACAATATCCCGAGCTCCATTAATCTCGTCACTTTCAAGTGGAGCCGTTGGGATCGCCACTCGACCCGCGAACTGATCCTGCATGCGAAGCTCCGACTTGAGACTGTTCACCTGCTTCTGCAGTACACGGATTTGGGCCTCAGGGTCTAACGCCACATTCGGGGTGGGATTGGATTCCACACGCATCAAACGCTTAGCAAAGTTCAGGGTAGCGAGTGTCGCTTCCATATGCTCATGTTGTGGCCAAACGTTCGCGATAATTGTCGTCATAGTCCCACCCCCCAACGAATCCTTCAGTAGCATCGTCAACTTACTTTGTCTAAAAGGGACGTGCCGAGACCGCGCAGACGACACAGCAAGTATCACCTGCTCTAGCATAATGAGCGACCGGTTGATCATGTGGGCTTCCTGTTTCTCCGCCTCTGTGCTGGTGGCGTGCGTCCTCTCACTTCCGGCAAAATCAACAAAACTCATCCGTGAAACAAGAGTAACTGCATCGCTGTCCAACAGACTCGTGCTTGTAACATAAACCGTGAGCACAGCGTGTGAACGGGAACTTTCACGGTTGAGTGCATTGGCACCAGTCAGGCGACGCCCAACCCCTTCAGAGACGGCAGCCACCGCATCCGCCTCCGTTGGGCACTGCCGTTCGTCAACCCCACGAAGCACAACAGTCCCCTCACCGCTAATGGTTACAGTGGCTTTACCATCGCCTTTGGAATTGGAGGGCACGTTCGCTACATCATAGTTGGGAGAACCTGTGCGTTGCCTGTTGAAACCGCCATCAACGTTTTTGTCACGGCCGGGCCGCTTGGTTGCAACTGCCGTCTCCGACGCGGACGGGCCTTTTCCCAACAGGTCAAACACCTGTTCATTGTACACCTCCACAAAAGTTACCTTGACGGTGTACCTTCGGTCGGTGGAGGTGCGTATCGCTTCGAAGAGGACCTCAATCGCCCGCTGCACACATCCACGTGTGGAGAAGGTGTCGGTTCCAAACATGGTGTAAGTTTTCCCCGCCCCGCACTGTCCGTAACAAAGCAGCGTGCAGCTGTAACCCTGTAGTACGGAATCAATCAGATCTGATACAGCGGTATTGTAAACTGACTCCTGAGATGCGTTATGAAGCACTGCAGCGGCTGAGAAGGTGAGTGTTTCCTCCTTGACAGCAGTTTCAGCTCTATTGATGCCCGCTTTCGTGGCTGTTGGGCCTCGTGCTCCCACTCCCATCGGTCGGGAAACAGACACAACATTATTGGGTAATATGCGGAAGGCGCTAGCCACCGTATCAGTAGGTTTTGTACGAATAATAACACGTACCTGTGACCGCATAGTAACCAAATTGCTTACTTAACAATACGCCTttcgctgttgctgctgcttttgtcgTTTTAAATACTTTGATGTTTTTTAGTCTCGAAACAAATGACGCAGACTTTCACGTATGGTACCCTCAGTCTTACTGGAGCGCACacactcttcttcttcctttcaatGCTTTCGGGttccttcttccctcttcgTGGCTTCGCTCTGTATTTaactgctttcttttttttcccccttcg
This sequence is a window from Trypanosoma brucei gambiense DAL972 chromosome 7, complete sequence. Protein-coding genes within it:
- a CDS encoding kinesin, putative, translating into MRSQVRVIIRTKPTDTVASAFRILPNNVVSVSRPMGVGARGPTATKAGINRAETAVKEETLTFSAAAVLHNASQESVYNTAVSDLIDSVLQGYSCTLLCYGQCGAGKTYTMFGTDTFSTRGCVQRAIEVLFEAIRTSTDRRYTVKVTFVEVYNEQVFDLLGKGPSASETAVATKRPGRDKNVDGGFNRQRTGSPNYDVANVPSNSKGDGKATVTISGEGTVVLRGVDERQCPTEADAVAAVSEGVGRRLTGANALNRESSRSHAVLTVYVTSTSLLDSDAVTLVSRMSFVDFAGSERTHATSTEAEKQEAHMINRSLIMLEQVILAVSSARSRHVPFRQSKLTMLLKDSLGGGTMTTIIANVWPQHEHMEATLATLNFAKRLMRVESNPTPNVALDPEAQIRVLQKQVNSLKSELRMQDQFAGRVAIPTAPLESDEINGARDIVMAYVEGSIPQIRVSCVREMYACFSVFKTLLLDMESQLRTAERSASPPPTSSQRAQQRTKNVARPTGSQEPKETPRHVNSTMDASVGVSVGTAERASTALGDMFQQQQLLQQQQQLPQPLQLPYQQQQHHQSITSPRDTFMPSTMRPGDRRISGAAAAAGRTLTPVTSASAAASDFPGGSNTTHRFKLNASSESASMLERDLGKDRSRPHGGRGSAIETRLEPGVAPTAGFVGPSSPAPGGKSLVRLESITRDKRAAFEIYKQTPSGICHVQAINSAQEKLARKNDEMHRLRQKVKDVQVVMERYGNFDPKRENAGPGGGHLPFIVPNGSPTQHVFNETTAGETGAEAMASATDSPGRPTDALDTSELEQLINMKPEERKLHLRHVTTALTRAKTEQSLLTSQLDRLREEFMNNFNYWHQMSLQSLVAQQVDKATIPMLKVDTIPSTR